A single region of the Idiomarinaceae bacterium HL-53 genome encodes:
- a CDS encoding UDP-4-amino-4,6-dideoxy-N-acetyl-beta-L-altrosamine N-acetyltransferase, producing MKLAQEFTKYGVSLKPLSKDMLEQVRAWRNDPEISKHMLSQTYISEEMQKQWFANVLQQDSAIYWVVWFKETPIGVTSLNAIDLNTGTAEPGMYIYPQEYRNNIVPFCVAFALNDFAFNELGLTCLIGKIFEDNSASLRFHEKTGYREISPEAIERESFVEGHEGKGLHWFTLVPSDYERAKAPIARFIRY from the coding sequence ATGAAGCTTGCCCAAGAGTTTACGAAATATGGTGTGAGCCTGAAGCCCTTAAGTAAGGACATGTTAGAGCAGGTGCGAGCCTGGCGAAACGATCCTGAAATATCGAAGCATATGCTTTCTCAAACCTATATCTCAGAGGAAATGCAGAAACAGTGGTTTGCGAACGTACTACAGCAAGACTCAGCTATTTATTGGGTTGTGTGGTTCAAAGAAACGCCCATTGGTGTTACCTCACTCAACGCCATTGACTTAAATACAGGCACTGCCGAACCGGGAATGTATATTTATCCGCAGGAGTACCGAAATAATATTGTGCCTTTTTGTGTCGCATTTGCACTGAATGATTTTGCCTTCAATGAATTGGGATTAACCTGTTTAATAGGAAAAATATTCGAGGACAATAGCGCTTCGTTGCGTTTTCATGAAAAGACTGGGTACCGAGAAATATCTCCGGAAGCGATAGAGCGTGAATCATTTGTTGAAGGTCATGAAGGGAAAGGCTTGCATTGGTTTACACTAGTGCCGTCGGATTATGAGAGAGCGAAGGCACCTATTGCGCGATTTATCCGTTATTAA